The Oryzias melastigma strain HK-1 linkage group LG6, ASM292280v2, whole genome shotgun sequence genome includes a window with the following:
- the LOC112141161 gene encoding zinc finger MYM-type protein 1 isoform X4 translates to MNPLEDDDAMFLADMLLDECKAAKVPETEPSACMWAEQDEEGNPLPKRRRTVENRKRGSPKGALRQSVEPQQQAQASVGETISESSATEESASRVVKGNIPGGEMQIQIVAVEGGVNVNRLCIGDHQPEEPSTASADARESVTAIPRDPADWPANLTDSDRMELVQRGPYEIQSGFNFPKNQDGRSCHHHYFFRKLSNGERIKRTWLMYSPKKDSLFCFCCKLFSQKSFKLRTGGGMTDWKNCTDILKMHQNSAEHTKNMCSWKDLETCVTKGQTLDKAELALIIAETRRWREVLTRLVAIIQSLAERNLALRGSTDRLNEADNGNFLKEVELMAQFDPVLKEHMALVEGGADHSSYLGETIQNELIDCISERILKSILSEISKSKYFSIILDCTPDLSHREQISLIIRIVALEGTPQIKEHFVGFLEAEETSEEGLSALVFKKLRELNIPFYNCRGQAYDNGTNTMGKNQGVQARLRQINPRALYVPSIAHTVKLVVSDAARSSADADAYFGYLQKLFNFFAASTSRWSILKNYVDTDLKLRLETRWETRVSSVAVVRFQPAKVRDALLELRESAADPDVLVEAQSLAEEVGSFRFSICSVVWNGILSKIQNVSKLLKSQNMEVDVAVDLLKQAEASLAAYRDDGFAAAQTCAKKMCEEMSEEAALKRKRLRNTQEQFSYEALDESMSDAMQKMEVSFFNLVVDKAIASLRERAEMMRKVAGKFSVLNNFTDLPALELEKQTNILCRTLTSGDWTDLNSEELLVEMKSFPPRPKTKMTMLEYLAFLEEKRLTEVYPNLWVALRIALTIPTTVASAERSFSKQKLLKTYLRSAMSQEHLNGLAIISINRDVAGEISYDETIDAFAARKARSLRF, encoded by the exons ATGAACCCGCTGGAAGACGACGATGCTATGTTCTTAGCTGATATGTTATTGGACGAATGTAAG GCGGCAAAAGTTCCAGAAACGGAGCCTTCTGCGTGTatgtgggctgaacaggatgaaGAAGGGAACCCTCTTCCAAAACGGAGAAGAACGGTGGAGAACCGGAAGCGAGGTTCTCCCAAAG GTGCATTGAGGCAGTCTGTGGAGCCACAACAACAGGCACAAGCTTCTGTCGGGGAGACGATATCAGAGTCTTCAGCCACTGAAGAAT CAGCCAGTCGTGTAGTGAAAGGAAACATTCCAGGTGGTGAAATGCAAATTCAGATTGTAGCTGTAG AAGGAGGAGTAAATGTGAACAGACTCTGTATTGGAGATCACCAACCCGAAGAGCCGTCAACAGCCTCTGCTGATGCGCGTGAGTCTGTCACAGCCATTCCCAGAGATCCTGCCGATTGGCCAGCAAACCTGACGGATTCTGACAGGATGGAGTTGGTCCAGCGAGGCCCTTATGAGATCCAATCGGGCTTCAATTTCCCCAAAAACCAGGACGGAAGGAGTTGCCATCACCATtactttttcagaaaattatCCAACGGGGAGCGGATTAAAAGAACATGGCTGATGTATTCCCCCAAAAAAGACAGCTTGTTCTGCTTCTGCTGCAAACTCTTTTCTCAGAAATCATTTAAGTTGAGAACCGGTGGGGGTATGACCGACTGGAAAAACTGCACCGACATACTGAAGATGCATCAGAACAGTGCTGAGCATACGAAGAATATGTGTTCATGGAAAGATCTGGAAACCTGTGTTACAAAGGGTCAAACACTTGACAAAGCTGAGCTGGCTCTAATCATCGCTGAAACGAGAAGGTGGAGAGAGGTTCTCACCAGATTAGTAGCCATCATTCAGTCCCTGGCAGAGCGAAACCTTGCTCTGAGAGGGTCAACAGACAGACTTAATGAAGCTGATAATGGGAACTTTTTAAAGGAAGTGGAGCTCATGGCTCAGTTTGATCCAGTCCTGAAGGAGCACATGGCTCTGGTGGAAGGAGGAGCCGATCACTCGTCTTACCTTGGAGAAACCATTCAAAATGAGCTCATCGACTGTATAAGTGAGAGGATTCTGAAATCTATTTTGAGCGAAATAAGCAAGTCCAAATACTTCAGCATTATTTTAGACTGCACCCCGGATTTGAGCCACAGGGAGCAAATATCGCTAATAATTCGAATTGTTGCTCTGGAAGGGACTccacaaatcaaagaacactTCGTAGGATTTCTCGAGGCAGAAGAAACGAGTGAAGAAGGCCTCTCAGCTCTCGTCTTCAAAAAACTCAGAGAGCTCAATATTCCATTCTACAACTGTCGAGGACAGGCTTATGACAATGGCACAAACACGATGGGGAAGAACCAGGGAGTCCAAGCCAGACTGCGCCAGATTAACCCGAGGGCGTTGTATGTGCCTTCTATAGCACACACGGTGAAGCTGGTGGTGTCTGATGCAGCAAGGAGCTCTGCTGATGCAGATGCCTACTTTGGTTACCTGCAGAAACTCTTTAACTTCTTCGCTGCATCTACTTCGAGGTGgtccattttgaaaaactacgTTGACACAGATTTGAAATTGCGGCTGGAGACTCGATGGGAGACTCGAGTCAGCAGTGTGGCAGTTGTTAGATTCCAGCCTGCAAAGGTGAGAGATGCTCTGCTGGAGCTTAGAGAGAGCGCTGCAGATCCAGACGTCCTAGTTGAAGCTCAGTCCCTGGCAGAAGAAGTCGGATCTTTCCGGTTTTCAATATGCAGTGTGGTGTGGAACGGCATTCTTTCAAAAATCCAGAACGTGAGCAAACTTCTGAAATCTCAGAACATGGAGGTGGATGTCGCTGTGGATCTCCTGAAACAAGCAGAAGCCTCGCTCGCTGCCTACAGAGACGATGGCTTTGCTGCAGCCCAGACGTGcgctaaaaaaatgtgtgaagagATGAGTGAGGAAGCTGCTCTCAAACGGAAACGCCTCCGAAATACCCAAGAGCAGTTCTCCTACGAGGCCCTTGATGAGTCTATGTCTGACGCGATGCAAAAAATGGAGGTCTCATTTTTCAACTTGGTTGTAGATAAGGCTATTGCGTCATTAAGAGAGAGAGCAGAAATGATGCGCAAAGTTGCTGGTAAGTTCAGTGTTCTCAACAATTTCACTGATCTGCCAGCTCTGGAGCTTGAAAAGCAAACCAATATCCTGTGCAGAACCCTCACATCTGGAGATTGGACAGACCTGAACAGTGAGGAGCTGTTGGTGGAGATGAAGTCTTTTCCACCACGgccaaaaacaaagatgacCATGTTAGAGTATCTTGCTTTCCTGGAGGAAAAACGCTTGACAGAGGTGTACCCAAACTTGTGGGTCGCATTGAGAATCGCTCTCACCATCCCGACCACTGTGGCATCTGCAGAGAGAAGTTTCTCCAAGCAGAAGCTGctcaaaacatatttaaggtCTGCAATGTCACAGGAGCACCTCAACGGACTGGCAATTATCAGCATTAACCGGGACGTGGCAGGAGAGATTTCGTATGACGAAACCATAGATGCCTTCGCTGCACGCAAAGCCAGAAGTTTGAggttttaa
- the LOC112141161 gene encoding zinc finger MYM-type protein 1 isoform X2, giving the protein MNPLEDDDAMFLADMLLDECKAAKVPETEPSACMWAEQDEEGNPLPKRRRTVENRKRGSPKGTFAGALRQSVEPQQQAQASVGETISESSATEESASRVVKGNIPGGEMQIQIVAVEGGVNVNRLCIGDHQPEEPSTASADARESVTAIPRDPADWPANLTDSDRMELVQRGPYEIQSGFNFPKNQDGRSCHHHYFFRKLSNGERIKRTWLMYSPKKDSLFCFCCKLFSQKSFKLRTGGGMTDWKNCTDILKMHQNSAEHTKNMCSWKDLETCVTKGQTLDKAELALIIAETRRWREVLTRLVAIIQSLAERNLALRGSTDRLNEADNGNFLKEVELMAQFDPVLKEHMALVEGGADHSSYLGETIQNELIDCISERILKSILSEISKSKYFSIILDCTPDLSHREQISLIIRIVALEGTPQIKEHFVGFLEAEETSEEGLSALVFKKLRELNIPFYNCRGQAYDNGTNTMGKNQGVQARLRQINPRALYVPSIAHTVKLVVSDAARSSADADAYFGYLQKLFNFFAASTSRWSILKNYVDTDLKLRLETRWETRVSSVAVVRFQPAKVRDALLELRESAADPDVLVEAQSLAEEVGSFRFSICSVVWNGILSKIQNVSKLLKSQNMEVDVAVDLLKQAEASLAAYRDDGFAAAQTCAKKMCEEMSEEAALKRKRLRNTQEQFSYEALDESMSDAMQKMEVSFFNLVVDKAIASLRERAEMMRKVAGKFSVLNNFTDLPALELEKQTNILCRTLTSGDWTDLNSEELLVEMKSFPPRPKTKMTMLEYLAFLEEKRLTEVYPNLWVALRIALTIPTTVASAERSFSKQKLLKTYLRSAMSQEHLNGLAIISINRDVAGEISYDETIDAFAARKARSLRF; this is encoded by the exons ATGAACCCGCTGGAAGACGACGATGCTATGTTCTTAGCTGATATGTTATTGGACGAATGTAAG GCGGCAAAAGTTCCAGAAACGGAGCCTTCTGCGTGTatgtgggctgaacaggatgaaGAAGGGAACCCTCTTCCAAAACGGAGAAGAACGGTGGAGAACCGGAAGCGAGGTTCTCCCAAAGGTACGTTTGCTG GTGCATTGAGGCAGTCTGTGGAGCCACAACAACAGGCACAAGCTTCTGTCGGGGAGACGATATCAGAGTCTTCAGCCACTGAAGAAT CAGCCAGTCGTGTAGTGAAAGGAAACATTCCAGGTGGTGAAATGCAAATTCAGATTGTAGCTGTAG AAGGAGGAGTAAATGTGAACAGACTCTGTATTGGAGATCACCAACCCGAAGAGCCGTCAACAGCCTCTGCTGATGCGCGTGAGTCTGTCACAGCCATTCCCAGAGATCCTGCCGATTGGCCAGCAAACCTGACGGATTCTGACAGGATGGAGTTGGTCCAGCGAGGCCCTTATGAGATCCAATCGGGCTTCAATTTCCCCAAAAACCAGGACGGAAGGAGTTGCCATCACCATtactttttcagaaaattatCCAACGGGGAGCGGATTAAAAGAACATGGCTGATGTATTCCCCCAAAAAAGACAGCTTGTTCTGCTTCTGCTGCAAACTCTTTTCTCAGAAATCATTTAAGTTGAGAACCGGTGGGGGTATGACCGACTGGAAAAACTGCACCGACATACTGAAGATGCATCAGAACAGTGCTGAGCATACGAAGAATATGTGTTCATGGAAAGATCTGGAAACCTGTGTTACAAAGGGTCAAACACTTGACAAAGCTGAGCTGGCTCTAATCATCGCTGAAACGAGAAGGTGGAGAGAGGTTCTCACCAGATTAGTAGCCATCATTCAGTCCCTGGCAGAGCGAAACCTTGCTCTGAGAGGGTCAACAGACAGACTTAATGAAGCTGATAATGGGAACTTTTTAAAGGAAGTGGAGCTCATGGCTCAGTTTGATCCAGTCCTGAAGGAGCACATGGCTCTGGTGGAAGGAGGAGCCGATCACTCGTCTTACCTTGGAGAAACCATTCAAAATGAGCTCATCGACTGTATAAGTGAGAGGATTCTGAAATCTATTTTGAGCGAAATAAGCAAGTCCAAATACTTCAGCATTATTTTAGACTGCACCCCGGATTTGAGCCACAGGGAGCAAATATCGCTAATAATTCGAATTGTTGCTCTGGAAGGGACTccacaaatcaaagaacactTCGTAGGATTTCTCGAGGCAGAAGAAACGAGTGAAGAAGGCCTCTCAGCTCTCGTCTTCAAAAAACTCAGAGAGCTCAATATTCCATTCTACAACTGTCGAGGACAGGCTTATGACAATGGCACAAACACGATGGGGAAGAACCAGGGAGTCCAAGCCAGACTGCGCCAGATTAACCCGAGGGCGTTGTATGTGCCTTCTATAGCACACACGGTGAAGCTGGTGGTGTCTGATGCAGCAAGGAGCTCTGCTGATGCAGATGCCTACTTTGGTTACCTGCAGAAACTCTTTAACTTCTTCGCTGCATCTACTTCGAGGTGgtccattttgaaaaactacgTTGACACAGATTTGAAATTGCGGCTGGAGACTCGATGGGAGACTCGAGTCAGCAGTGTGGCAGTTGTTAGATTCCAGCCTGCAAAGGTGAGAGATGCTCTGCTGGAGCTTAGAGAGAGCGCTGCAGATCCAGACGTCCTAGTTGAAGCTCAGTCCCTGGCAGAAGAAGTCGGATCTTTCCGGTTTTCAATATGCAGTGTGGTGTGGAACGGCATTCTTTCAAAAATCCAGAACGTGAGCAAACTTCTGAAATCTCAGAACATGGAGGTGGATGTCGCTGTGGATCTCCTGAAACAAGCAGAAGCCTCGCTCGCTGCCTACAGAGACGATGGCTTTGCTGCAGCCCAGACGTGcgctaaaaaaatgtgtgaagagATGAGTGAGGAAGCTGCTCTCAAACGGAAACGCCTCCGAAATACCCAAGAGCAGTTCTCCTACGAGGCCCTTGATGAGTCTATGTCTGACGCGATGCAAAAAATGGAGGTCTCATTTTTCAACTTGGTTGTAGATAAGGCTATTGCGTCATTAAGAGAGAGAGCAGAAATGATGCGCAAAGTTGCTGGTAAGTTCAGTGTTCTCAACAATTTCACTGATCTGCCAGCTCTGGAGCTTGAAAAGCAAACCAATATCCTGTGCAGAACCCTCACATCTGGAGATTGGACAGACCTGAACAGTGAGGAGCTGTTGGTGGAGATGAAGTCTTTTCCACCACGgccaaaaacaaagatgacCATGTTAGAGTATCTTGCTTTCCTGGAGGAAAAACGCTTGACAGAGGTGTACCCAAACTTGTGGGTCGCATTGAGAATCGCTCTCACCATCCCGACCACTGTGGCATCTGCAGAGAGAAGTTTCTCCAAGCAGAAGCTGctcaaaacatatttaaggtCTGCAATGTCACAGGAGCACCTCAACGGACTGGCAATTATCAGCATTAACCGGGACGTGGCAGGAGAGATTTCGTATGACGAAACCATAGATGCCTTCGCTGCACGCAAAGCCAGAAGTTTGAggttttaa
- the LOC112141161 gene encoding zinc finger MYM-type protein 1 isoform X3: MNPLEDDDAMFLADMLLDECKAAKVPETEPSACMWAEQDEEGNPLPKRRRTVENRKRGSPKGALRQSVEPQQQAQASVGETISESSATEESAASRVVKGNIPGGEMQIQIVAVEGGVNVNRLCIGDHQPEEPSTASADARESVTAIPRDPADWPANLTDSDRMELVQRGPYEIQSGFNFPKNQDGRSCHHHYFFRKLSNGERIKRTWLMYSPKKDSLFCFCCKLFSQKSFKLRTGGGMTDWKNCTDILKMHQNSAEHTKNMCSWKDLETCVTKGQTLDKAELALIIAETRRWREVLTRLVAIIQSLAERNLALRGSTDRLNEADNGNFLKEVELMAQFDPVLKEHMALVEGGADHSSYLGETIQNELIDCISERILKSILSEISKSKYFSIILDCTPDLSHREQISLIIRIVALEGTPQIKEHFVGFLEAEETSEEGLSALVFKKLRELNIPFYNCRGQAYDNGTNTMGKNQGVQARLRQINPRALYVPSIAHTVKLVVSDAARSSADADAYFGYLQKLFNFFAASTSRWSILKNYVDTDLKLRLETRWETRVSSVAVVRFQPAKVRDALLELRESAADPDVLVEAQSLAEEVGSFRFSICSVVWNGILSKIQNVSKLLKSQNMEVDVAVDLLKQAEASLAAYRDDGFAAAQTCAKKMCEEMSEEAALKRKRLRNTQEQFSYEALDESMSDAMQKMEVSFFNLVVDKAIASLRERAEMMRKVAGKFSVLNNFTDLPALELEKQTNILCRTLTSGDWTDLNSEELLVEMKSFPPRPKTKMTMLEYLAFLEEKRLTEVYPNLWVALRIALTIPTTVASAERSFSKQKLLKTYLRSAMSQEHLNGLAIISINRDVAGEISYDETIDAFAARKARSLRF; encoded by the exons ATGAACCCGCTGGAAGACGACGATGCTATGTTCTTAGCTGATATGTTATTGGACGAATGTAAG GCGGCAAAAGTTCCAGAAACGGAGCCTTCTGCGTGTatgtgggctgaacaggatgaaGAAGGGAACCCTCTTCCAAAACGGAGAAGAACGGTGGAGAACCGGAAGCGAGGTTCTCCCAAAG GTGCATTGAGGCAGTCTGTGGAGCCACAACAACAGGCACAAGCTTCTGTCGGGGAGACGATATCAGAGTCTTCAGCCACTGAAGAAT CAGCAGCCAGTCGTGTAGTGAAAGGAAACATTCCAGGTGGTGAAATGCAAATTCAGATTGTAGCTGTAG AAGGAGGAGTAAATGTGAACAGACTCTGTATTGGAGATCACCAACCCGAAGAGCCGTCAACAGCCTCTGCTGATGCGCGTGAGTCTGTCACAGCCATTCCCAGAGATCCTGCCGATTGGCCAGCAAACCTGACGGATTCTGACAGGATGGAGTTGGTCCAGCGAGGCCCTTATGAGATCCAATCGGGCTTCAATTTCCCCAAAAACCAGGACGGAAGGAGTTGCCATCACCATtactttttcagaaaattatCCAACGGGGAGCGGATTAAAAGAACATGGCTGATGTATTCCCCCAAAAAAGACAGCTTGTTCTGCTTCTGCTGCAAACTCTTTTCTCAGAAATCATTTAAGTTGAGAACCGGTGGGGGTATGACCGACTGGAAAAACTGCACCGACATACTGAAGATGCATCAGAACAGTGCTGAGCATACGAAGAATATGTGTTCATGGAAAGATCTGGAAACCTGTGTTACAAAGGGTCAAACACTTGACAAAGCTGAGCTGGCTCTAATCATCGCTGAAACGAGAAGGTGGAGAGAGGTTCTCACCAGATTAGTAGCCATCATTCAGTCCCTGGCAGAGCGAAACCTTGCTCTGAGAGGGTCAACAGACAGACTTAATGAAGCTGATAATGGGAACTTTTTAAAGGAAGTGGAGCTCATGGCTCAGTTTGATCCAGTCCTGAAGGAGCACATGGCTCTGGTGGAAGGAGGAGCCGATCACTCGTCTTACCTTGGAGAAACCATTCAAAATGAGCTCATCGACTGTATAAGTGAGAGGATTCTGAAATCTATTTTGAGCGAAATAAGCAAGTCCAAATACTTCAGCATTATTTTAGACTGCACCCCGGATTTGAGCCACAGGGAGCAAATATCGCTAATAATTCGAATTGTTGCTCTGGAAGGGACTccacaaatcaaagaacactTCGTAGGATTTCTCGAGGCAGAAGAAACGAGTGAAGAAGGCCTCTCAGCTCTCGTCTTCAAAAAACTCAGAGAGCTCAATATTCCATTCTACAACTGTCGAGGACAGGCTTATGACAATGGCACAAACACGATGGGGAAGAACCAGGGAGTCCAAGCCAGACTGCGCCAGATTAACCCGAGGGCGTTGTATGTGCCTTCTATAGCACACACGGTGAAGCTGGTGGTGTCTGATGCAGCAAGGAGCTCTGCTGATGCAGATGCCTACTTTGGTTACCTGCAGAAACTCTTTAACTTCTTCGCTGCATCTACTTCGAGGTGgtccattttgaaaaactacgTTGACACAGATTTGAAATTGCGGCTGGAGACTCGATGGGAGACTCGAGTCAGCAGTGTGGCAGTTGTTAGATTCCAGCCTGCAAAGGTGAGAGATGCTCTGCTGGAGCTTAGAGAGAGCGCTGCAGATCCAGACGTCCTAGTTGAAGCTCAGTCCCTGGCAGAAGAAGTCGGATCTTTCCGGTTTTCAATATGCAGTGTGGTGTGGAACGGCATTCTTTCAAAAATCCAGAACGTGAGCAAACTTCTGAAATCTCAGAACATGGAGGTGGATGTCGCTGTGGATCTCCTGAAACAAGCAGAAGCCTCGCTCGCTGCCTACAGAGACGATGGCTTTGCTGCAGCCCAGACGTGcgctaaaaaaatgtgtgaagagATGAGTGAGGAAGCTGCTCTCAAACGGAAACGCCTCCGAAATACCCAAGAGCAGTTCTCCTACGAGGCCCTTGATGAGTCTATGTCTGACGCGATGCAAAAAATGGAGGTCTCATTTTTCAACTTGGTTGTAGATAAGGCTATTGCGTCATTAAGAGAGAGAGCAGAAATGATGCGCAAAGTTGCTGGTAAGTTCAGTGTTCTCAACAATTTCACTGATCTGCCAGCTCTGGAGCTTGAAAAGCAAACCAATATCCTGTGCAGAACCCTCACATCTGGAGATTGGACAGACCTGAACAGTGAGGAGCTGTTGGTGGAGATGAAGTCTTTTCCACCACGgccaaaaacaaagatgacCATGTTAGAGTATCTTGCTTTCCTGGAGGAAAAACGCTTGACAGAGGTGTACCCAAACTTGTGGGTCGCATTGAGAATCGCTCTCACCATCCCGACCACTGTGGCATCTGCAGAGAGAAGTTTCTCCAAGCAGAAGCTGctcaaaacatatttaaggtCTGCAATGTCACAGGAGCACCTCAACGGACTGGCAATTATCAGCATTAACCGGGACGTGGCAGGAGAGATTTCGTATGACGAAACCATAGATGCCTTCGCTGCACGCAAAGCCAGAAGTTTGAggttttaa
- the LOC112141161 gene encoding zinc finger MYM-type protein 1 isoform X1, whose translation MNPLEDDDAMFLADMLLDECKAAKVPETEPSACMWAEQDEEGNPLPKRRRTVENRKRGSPKGTFAGALRQSVEPQQQAQASVGETISESSATEESAASRVVKGNIPGGEMQIQIVAVEGGVNVNRLCIGDHQPEEPSTASADARESVTAIPRDPADWPANLTDSDRMELVQRGPYEIQSGFNFPKNQDGRSCHHHYFFRKLSNGERIKRTWLMYSPKKDSLFCFCCKLFSQKSFKLRTGGGMTDWKNCTDILKMHQNSAEHTKNMCSWKDLETCVTKGQTLDKAELALIIAETRRWREVLTRLVAIIQSLAERNLALRGSTDRLNEADNGNFLKEVELMAQFDPVLKEHMALVEGGADHSSYLGETIQNELIDCISERILKSILSEISKSKYFSIILDCTPDLSHREQISLIIRIVALEGTPQIKEHFVGFLEAEETSEEGLSALVFKKLRELNIPFYNCRGQAYDNGTNTMGKNQGVQARLRQINPRALYVPSIAHTVKLVVSDAARSSADADAYFGYLQKLFNFFAASTSRWSILKNYVDTDLKLRLETRWETRVSSVAVVRFQPAKVRDALLELRESAADPDVLVEAQSLAEEVGSFRFSICSVVWNGILSKIQNVSKLLKSQNMEVDVAVDLLKQAEASLAAYRDDGFAAAQTCAKKMCEEMSEEAALKRKRLRNTQEQFSYEALDESMSDAMQKMEVSFFNLVVDKAIASLRERAEMMRKVAGKFSVLNNFTDLPALELEKQTNILCRTLTSGDWTDLNSEELLVEMKSFPPRPKTKMTMLEYLAFLEEKRLTEVYPNLWVALRIALTIPTTVASAERSFSKQKLLKTYLRSAMSQEHLNGLAIISINRDVAGEISYDETIDAFAARKARSLRF comes from the exons ATGAACCCGCTGGAAGACGACGATGCTATGTTCTTAGCTGATATGTTATTGGACGAATGTAAG GCGGCAAAAGTTCCAGAAACGGAGCCTTCTGCGTGTatgtgggctgaacaggatgaaGAAGGGAACCCTCTTCCAAAACGGAGAAGAACGGTGGAGAACCGGAAGCGAGGTTCTCCCAAAGGTACGTTTGCTG GTGCATTGAGGCAGTCTGTGGAGCCACAACAACAGGCACAAGCTTCTGTCGGGGAGACGATATCAGAGTCTTCAGCCACTGAAGAAT CAGCAGCCAGTCGTGTAGTGAAAGGAAACATTCCAGGTGGTGAAATGCAAATTCAGATTGTAGCTGTAG AAGGAGGAGTAAATGTGAACAGACTCTGTATTGGAGATCACCAACCCGAAGAGCCGTCAACAGCCTCTGCTGATGCGCGTGAGTCTGTCACAGCCATTCCCAGAGATCCTGCCGATTGGCCAGCAAACCTGACGGATTCTGACAGGATGGAGTTGGTCCAGCGAGGCCCTTATGAGATCCAATCGGGCTTCAATTTCCCCAAAAACCAGGACGGAAGGAGTTGCCATCACCATtactttttcagaaaattatCCAACGGGGAGCGGATTAAAAGAACATGGCTGATGTATTCCCCCAAAAAAGACAGCTTGTTCTGCTTCTGCTGCAAACTCTTTTCTCAGAAATCATTTAAGTTGAGAACCGGTGGGGGTATGACCGACTGGAAAAACTGCACCGACATACTGAAGATGCATCAGAACAGTGCTGAGCATACGAAGAATATGTGTTCATGGAAAGATCTGGAAACCTGTGTTACAAAGGGTCAAACACTTGACAAAGCTGAGCTGGCTCTAATCATCGCTGAAACGAGAAGGTGGAGAGAGGTTCTCACCAGATTAGTAGCCATCATTCAGTCCCTGGCAGAGCGAAACCTTGCTCTGAGAGGGTCAACAGACAGACTTAATGAAGCTGATAATGGGAACTTTTTAAAGGAAGTGGAGCTCATGGCTCAGTTTGATCCAGTCCTGAAGGAGCACATGGCTCTGGTGGAAGGAGGAGCCGATCACTCGTCTTACCTTGGAGAAACCATTCAAAATGAGCTCATCGACTGTATAAGTGAGAGGATTCTGAAATCTATTTTGAGCGAAATAAGCAAGTCCAAATACTTCAGCATTATTTTAGACTGCACCCCGGATTTGAGCCACAGGGAGCAAATATCGCTAATAATTCGAATTGTTGCTCTGGAAGGGACTccacaaatcaaagaacactTCGTAGGATTTCTCGAGGCAGAAGAAACGAGTGAAGAAGGCCTCTCAGCTCTCGTCTTCAAAAAACTCAGAGAGCTCAATATTCCATTCTACAACTGTCGAGGACAGGCTTATGACAATGGCACAAACACGATGGGGAAGAACCAGGGAGTCCAAGCCAGACTGCGCCAGATTAACCCGAGGGCGTTGTATGTGCCTTCTATAGCACACACGGTGAAGCTGGTGGTGTCTGATGCAGCAAGGAGCTCTGCTGATGCAGATGCCTACTTTGGTTACCTGCAGAAACTCTTTAACTTCTTCGCTGCATCTACTTCGAGGTGgtccattttgaaaaactacgTTGACACAGATTTGAAATTGCGGCTGGAGACTCGATGGGAGACTCGAGTCAGCAGTGTGGCAGTTGTTAGATTCCAGCCTGCAAAGGTGAGAGATGCTCTGCTGGAGCTTAGAGAGAGCGCTGCAGATCCAGACGTCCTAGTTGAAGCTCAGTCCCTGGCAGAAGAAGTCGGATCTTTCCGGTTTTCAATATGCAGTGTGGTGTGGAACGGCATTCTTTCAAAAATCCAGAACGTGAGCAAACTTCTGAAATCTCAGAACATGGAGGTGGATGTCGCTGTGGATCTCCTGAAACAAGCAGAAGCCTCGCTCGCTGCCTACAGAGACGATGGCTTTGCTGCAGCCCAGACGTGcgctaaaaaaatgtgtgaagagATGAGTGAGGAAGCTGCTCTCAAACGGAAACGCCTCCGAAATACCCAAGAGCAGTTCTCCTACGAGGCCCTTGATGAGTCTATGTCTGACGCGATGCAAAAAATGGAGGTCTCATTTTTCAACTTGGTTGTAGATAAGGCTATTGCGTCATTAAGAGAGAGAGCAGAAATGATGCGCAAAGTTGCTGGTAAGTTCAGTGTTCTCAACAATTTCACTGATCTGCCAGCTCTGGAGCTTGAAAAGCAAACCAATATCCTGTGCAGAACCCTCACATCTGGAGATTGGACAGACCTGAACAGTGAGGAGCTGTTGGTGGAGATGAAGTCTTTTCCACCACGgccaaaaacaaagatgacCATGTTAGAGTATCTTGCTTTCCTGGAGGAAAAACGCTTGACAGAGGTGTACCCAAACTTGTGGGTCGCATTGAGAATCGCTCTCACCATCCCGACCACTGTGGCATCTGCAGAGAGAAGTTTCTCCAAGCAGAAGCTGctcaaaacatatttaaggtCTGCAATGTCACAGGAGCACCTCAACGGACTGGCAATTATCAGCATTAACCGGGACGTGGCAGGAGAGATTTCGTATGACGAAACCATAGATGCCTTCGCTGCACGCAAAGCCAGAAGTTTGAggttttaa